The genomic region ACCAAGCCTTGGAAAAGGCGATCTCGGGATTGTAAACGGGTCTTACACACTGAGTGAAAAGAAAGAATGCGATACAAACGCTCAGAGTTCGGCTTAAATTCCGTAAAAAACTGCGACGAAAATTAATGCGAAATCTAACGAGCGTACACGTTTTTGTAAATAAATTTCCGAACAACACAGATTTCGATTCTTAAAGTCAAGGACTCAAAGGGATCATTGATTCAAAGGAATGACAAAGACAAGAATATTTTGCATTCGCTTGAAATGTTTCTACGAGGTTTCGGAAAGAAAAGAAACGGGAGACATCGCGCTACGCAAACGAGGGATTGTCATTTTTTTCCTTGATTTCCCATCCAACGCAAAGGACCGGAACCGTATCGGCCCAGACGATCCCCCGGATTGGCGAGTTTACAACGCGCCAGAGAAAGACAACCGCAACCGATACAAACCGACAAACCGTTTTTCAAACGTTCGAGCTCCGCGATTTTCTCGTCGATTCTACTGCTCCAGGTTCGGGAAAGTTTGGACCAGTCTTGTCCGTTCGGCGTGTAATCCTCGGGAAGTTTCGCGACTTCCACTGCGATTTCTTCCAGGGACAATCCGACCTTTTGCGCGAACACGATGAACGCGATTCTTCTCAAAACGTAACGAGGATACAAACGATGCCCCGATCCCGATCTTTGAGAGAAGAGCAATCCTCTTTCCTCATAAAACCGCAGAGCCGAAGATGCGACCCCGCTCCGTTTGGAAACCTGACCGATCGTCAAAAGCTCTTCCTTATCCATAATCCTCCCGGGGTTTTTAGAAACGTTTCGATCGTTTCGTTATTTTGAAAAATAGATTTCAAGTTTAATTGAACTTGAAGTTTTTTTTATTTTTAAAATCCTCAACTTTTTTTCGGTTTTATCCAAAAAAATCGCGATCGGCCCTTTACTTCAAGTGCGCTTGAACTTGTATATTGTTCTGATCCAAGTTTCGACTTAGAGGAAAAGACGCATGACTTTAGAAAACGAAGATTCAAATATGGAAGTCGGAAGGAAAATTCCGACCGCTAAAACCGACGGGGATTTTAAAAAAACGATAACTCGTCGGTTTTTTAATACGATTTTAAACGGGAATACAGTATGAAACCCACGTTCACCAACTATCAGAAATTCATCATCGGACTTCTCGCGTTTATACAATTTACGGTAGTGCTCGACTTTATGATTCTTTCTCCGTTGGGAGTTCAAGTGATGGAGAATCTGAACATCACTCCCTTGGATTTCGGTTTAGTCGTCTCCGCATACGCATTCAGCGCGGGCGCTTCCGGAATTTTAGCCGCGGGTTTTGCGGATAAATTCGATCGAAAGAATATTCTACTTTTCTTTTACGGAGGTTTCGTTCTCGGAACCGCGTTTTGCGGATTGGCTACGACCTACGAATACCTTCTCGCCGCGAGAATCGTAACCGGACTTTTCGGCGGTGTGATCGCTTCCGTAAGCTTCGCGATCATCGCGGATCTTTTTCCTATGGAAGTCCGTGGAAGAGTGATGGGATTCGTAATGACCGCGTTTGCGGCCAGTCAGGTTTTCGGTCTTCCGGTCAGCGTATTCGTATCCAATATCTGGGGATGGCAGGCGCCTTTCTGGTTGATCACCGGAGTCAGCGCGTTAGTCGGAATCGCGGCCTTCGTACGGGTCAAACCGATCACCGCACATTTAAAAACGCCCGGCACACAAAGGAACGCGGTCAAACATCTTTTTAAAACCGCGACCAACGGAAATTATCTTCCGGGATTTATGGCGACGATGATTTTGGCGACGGGCGGTTTTATGTTGATGCCTTTCGGAAGCGCGTTTACGGTTCACAACCTTGGCTTGACTTTGGACGATCTTCCTTTGATCTATATGGTTACGGGACTTGTGAGTATCGGAGCCGGTCCGGTGATCGGAAGACTCGCGGATTCCATCGGAAAATACAACGTGTTCGCGGCGGCTTCGGTGGTTGCGATCGCGATCATTCTTTATTATACGAGAATGGAAAGATCCCCTCTTTGGTTCGTGATTCTCATCAACTGTTCCCTCTTTATTCCGATCACGGGCAGAATGATTTCGGCGAACGCGTTGACTTCGGCGATTCCCGATCTTCCGGATCGAGGCGCGTATATGGCGATCAGCTCTTCCCTTCAACAAATCTCCGGCGGAATCGCGGCGTATTGCGCGGGTTTGATCGTGGTTCAAACGAACACGGGGCGTTTATCAGGGTATGAGAATTTAGGTTACGTAGTCGCGATTGCGATCTTAGCTACGATCGCGATGATGTATAAGGTCAACGCTCAAGTTTCGAATAAGAATTCTTCCCCGGCTAAACCCCAAGTGGATGCGGCTCCGACGCCTCAGGAAGTTGTGATCGAAAACTGAGATTTTTCCGGATCCATTTTTATTCGGGATTCATACGATTTGAATTCGATTGAGAATAAAACAGGCCCGAGCTTTTGCAAAAGAAAGCCCGGGTCTTTTTGATTCCCGCGTATTCCGAAATCGGAATATGTTTCGTCAAATAGAACACAATCAAAACGGAATATGCAGAATCATTTATATAGTACGAAACTCGGATTCTTATCTTGAAAAACGAAATTTCTCGTTATCGGTCCAAGCGCAAGGCCATTGAATCAAAAGCCCCCCGTCCCCAAGAGCCGCACCCGCGATGTCCAAACACTGAGAACTGTGTTTCGCTTGTATCGAAAAGTAGCCGTCTCCATAAGGAAGAAGTTGAAATCTTTGATTGGCTCCACTTCCGCAAGAATACTGCACGACGTTGGTTCCCGAAGACGCGGACGCGCCTTTGACATCCATACACTTTCCGCTGTGTCTCGCGGAGATTTTAAAGGATCCGTCTCCGGTGGATTCGAACATCCACTTCTCGTTGTCCACTCCCCAGTTCGTATATTGATCCAAGTTCACGTTATCCGCCGTGCTTGCGCCGGGAACGTCCAAAACCTTTCCGCTGTGTTTTGCAGTGATCGCGGAGAAATCCGAACCGATCGGATCGTTCAGAAAGGGCATATTCTCCCCTAAAGATGATTTGGAACAACCGTCCTTTCCGCAACCGCCCATAGAAGGCAGACTTCCCGTTTGTTCGATCGGATGTCCGATTCCGTCAAAACAACCGGAACCGGTACAGTTCATCCAAGCCGGAAAAGAATTTCCTCTTTGTAAAAGAACGAGATTGTTCCAAGTATCCATGTGATAGTCGTTGTTCCCTGTGTTTCTAAAATCCTCGAAATACAAACAACCGCCCGATCCGCCCGAATCGTGAAAACTTCCGTGCGCATTCTTACCTACGTAGGCGATGGGATGATTGCCGGTCGTTTCAAAACTTCCGAGTTCCTTCGCATACCAACCGCCGTGTTGATAGAACGCGACTCGTTTGAGTTGTCCTCCCACTACAAGAACCGCGACCGATTCCCAATCTGCGGAATGAGAACCCGCGCTCAAAAAACAAGTGCTCTGCCACGCGTAAAAGAACCAATAACGTATGAGAACGGAATTCGTTCCCACTTGGCTCGCCATATAATAGATGGGAACCTGGTTGTTCTGAATCGTGGAATAGTTTTTGTTGCAGAGAGAAATCGGGTCGGCTCCGAGTTGTCTTTGTTGATAGTAGGTTCCCGCGTCGCTCGGAAAACATTTGCTCTGATCTCCCGACCCGGTTCCGAATTCCTGATCGAATCTCAAACGAGGCGCGAACTGATGCGCTAAAGAATCCAGATCCAACGTAGGTCCGCCCGCGTCGGCTTGACAAAGATACAATTCTTTGTTGTCGCAATAACGTCCGCTACATCGGGCGCCCGCGATGTACATGGATTCGGGCGCGACGAACTTTCCTCCGCTTTCTTCGGAGATGGGAGAAGTCCAATAACAATTCGTTCTTGTTCCTCCGTTGTCGAGTTGGGAACAACGAAGCGCGATGTTATCGCAATAACTTCCCGAACACTGAATGCCCGTAACGAATCCGTTGTTCGCGCAGATCCTTTCGTTCGGACTTTCTTCCGAAAAAAAATCCGTCCACCAACTGTTCGTCTGCGTAAAACCGGATTCCACGTTTAATAAATTTACGTTGTCGCAATAACGTCCGTCGCATCGCAGACCTTGCGTTAAAAACGAACCTCCGCTTTGGATCGCGGGAGATCCGTCCGTCGTCCACGAAAGCCAATGAGGCGGATAACTTTCCGTATGAAAATACGTTCTTGCGTTCTCCGTTCCCGTGTTCGAAACTTTTGCGGAACCGAAAACGTTCGACACGTTTTCGATCGACAACAACGACGCGAGCGACTCGAACTCTTTCGACGTTCCGTTTCCATTCTTCCCATTGCAAAAGACGAACGTCGCCGATACGATACACGCCAACACCAAAGCGCTTAGACTCCGGGTGATCTTTCTCTTCATCTGAAATCCCCTTTTTATTCTTTAGTTTTTTATAAAATTCAGGAGCGTTCTTAATAACACGGGAGACTTAATTCTCACTTATTTCGGAACGAATTAACAAAGGTTAATAACGGGGATTCTTCGCGATCCGTCCTAGTTTACAGATAAACGGATTCCGGGCCGAAAGGTAAGGTAAAGAATATGCAAGATTGTCTGGAAACTCCCTGCGATGAAAACGAAACCGTAATCGAACCCGATTCTCCTTCGAAAGAAATTTCCAAGGAAGACTTGAAGGAAACTCTGGAACGTTTTAAACTTCTCGCCGAAACGATCGACGAGGTATTCTGGATGAAGGAAGTCAAATCCAATCGGTTGATCTACGTTAGCTCCGCGTACGAAAGAATCTGGAAACGTTCCCTGCAAAGTCTTTATGAGAATCCGGATTCTTGGCTCGAAGCGGTGCATCCCGAGGATCTTCATCTTCTCGTCAACGTTCTGGATCAAAATCGAAAACATCATTCGCAAGATTTTAACGAACGGTTTCGAATCGTCCATTCTGACGGAAGCGTTAAATGGATTCGGATTCAATCGTTTCAGGTTTTTAACGGAGAAGGAAAACTCGATCGTATCGTGGGCGTCGCAAGGGACGTCACCAAACAACACGAACTCGAAAAACAACTCGCTCATTCCCAGAGAATGGAATCCATCGGTTCGCTTGCGGGCGGGGTCGCTCACGATTTTAATAATATTCTTACGGTCATCATGGGTTTCGCTTCTTTGATAGAATTGAATCCGAACGATTCTCAAAAAATTCTTCAATCGGTTCAGATCATCCAAAAAACCGCGGAACGAGGTGCGACCTTGGTCAAACAATTATTGACTCTCGCAAGAAAAACGGAATCCGTTTTTCAAACGCTCACCTTCAACGATTTGATTTTGGAGGCGGTGAACATCGCGAGATCCACGTTTCCGAAATCGATTCGGATTCTTACGGATCTTCAGGAAGAATCGATCAAAATCAGAGCCGATTACACTCAGATCCATCAGATTTTCGTCAACTTGATTTTAAACGCAAAGGACGCGATGCCCGGCGGGGGCGATCTTTTTATCCGTCTGAAGGAGGTCGATCCTCCAAAGGTTCCGATGCAATCCGATCCGTCCAAGAATAAACGTTATGCGCTCTTGGAGATCTCCGATTCCGGAATCGGTATGGACGAGGAAACCAAGGGAAAAATTTTCGATCCGTTCTTTACGACCAAAGGACTCGGAAAAGGAACCGGTCTCGGTTTGTCCCTCGTCTACGGAATCGTGGAAAACCACGGAGGTATAATCCGCGTGGAAAGCGAACCCAACCGAGGTTCCAAATTCAGCGTTTATATTCCGATCGAAAGATCGACCCGTTCGGAGTATTCGAGTCCATTCCAAAATTTGAATGTAAAAAAGCCGACCCGCAGCACGATCCTTCTCGTCGAGGACGAACAGATGATCCGGGAACCTCTGACCCATTATCTGTCCAGAATCGGATACGATGTGGTCGCAGCGGAAGACGGTGAAATCGCTTTGGATCTTTTCGAAAAACACAAGGATAGGATTCAGATCGTCATCTGCGATTTGAATCTTCCCAAACGGAACGGCCTCGAGGTGTTAAAAAAAATTCGGTCCACCTTCTCGGAGATTCCCTTGATTCTCGCGAGCGGTTATATGGATCCTCAGTGCAGGGACGCGATGGAACCTCTGGGTTTACACCGCGTGATCCAAAAGCCGTACGACTTCAAAACGATCCGTCAGATTCTTCAGGATCTGCAACCGATCTAAAATTGTTAAACGACATTCTTTAAACCGAATTCTAAGTTTGAAATCTTGTGAAACCCGCGAACAACGAACAAGGATCGTTTCGAACGATTCAATCCTTTTTGCCTTTGTGTTCCTTCCAGACCCGATTTCGGATTCTGCTGAGCGATACGGGAGTGATCCCGAGATAAGAAGCGATATAGTGTTGGGGAACCCGGCTGATGATATCGGGTTGTTCCTTAATCAGATTCAAATATCTTCGTTCCGGGCTTTCCCGAATCCTAGATAAGAAAAGTCTCATATAGGTGTCGAAACGTTCCAAGGTGTATTCCAAAAGATATTCCTTGAACTCGTCGTTTTCGCGATACAAGGTGGCCGCGTCCTCTCCGCTGATCTCGTATAACTCCGTGGCTTCCACACTCTCCAATAAGAACTGACTCGCGGCCTGGGTTCCTCTATAACTGTGAAGAGAACCGATCACCCTGTTTTCAAAAAAGAACGCGATCGTGATATCCTTTCCGTCGTCGTCGAACCAAATCCGAAGACATCCCTTTCGAACGATAAAGATGGATTTATTATATTCTCCCCTTCGGATGAGAACGGTCTTCGGAGGAATCTTCCGTTCTCGAAGCATGTTTTTGTATCTCGACCAATTCTTTTCGAGTCCGGGAATTCTTCGTTTTAAATTTTCGATAAAGGGTAGATCGGTGTACATACGCAAAAACCCGGAGGTCTTCGCGTATAATAAATTATTTCTCCAAAAAGCAACCCTTATCCACGATTCGGACGATTCTTTCTTACGAATTCGACCGATTGCAAACGTTCGTTTTAGACTAGGATCTTAAACTGACCCGCGATTTTTTTGAGCCTTTCCGCGTTTGCGGACAACTGAACGGAAGTTGTGGAAACGTCTTCGGAACTGCTTGCGGTTCCGATCGCTTGTTCGTTCCACTGAGATACGACTTCCGCGATTTCCCGTACGGCTCTTTTTTGTTCTTCGATGGCGAGTTTGACGGATTCGGCCTCGGCTCCGATCGTATCGGATTGACGATCCACGTCTTCGTTTAACAATTCTTGGGACTCGGTGATCTTCAACAGCTCCTGCATTCCTTCCGAAACGACATCCACCGTCTTTATGATTTTATGAATCGTATCCACGGAGGCTTGTAAGGCTTCCACACCTTGATCCAATTCAGATTGATTCTTTCCTAAGATTTGAGAGATCGATTGAATCGAAGACGCAGTTTTATCCGAAAGTTTGGAAACCTCTTCGGCGACGACCGCAAAACCTTTTCCCGCGCTTCCGGCCCGCGCCGCTTCGATGGCCGCGTTTAAAGCGAGAAGTCTCGTCTGATCGGAAATTTCGTTTACGAGCGTTACGATTCCGGACATCTCTTCGGAGGATTTCAATACCGCGTTCAGTCGAAGTTGCATCGACGCCAAAGATTCTTCCCCTTTCTTTGCGTCGTCCGTGATCGCCGCGTTTCTTTGAACCGTGTTTTGAATTTCGGAACCGATCTTTCTCGCGCCGCTCGAAAGTTCCTTAATCTTAGAATGGAATATTTTAATATTATGAAATTGTTTTGCGATTCTTTCCGTGATCTGGTCCATACCCGCGGCCATTTCCTCCGTTGTGGCCGACATTTCCTCGGAAGTAGCGGCCGTTGCCTGAGCGACTCCCGCAAAGGATTGGGAAGAGGAACTGAGCTGATCGGAGGAATCCGAAAGATCGGTCGCTATCTTTTGTACGTTTCGAATCGAACCGGAGAGAGTTTCTATAAAGGAATTCATATCCATACTCATTCCTCCGATCTCGTCCCGGTAAGAGGTTTCGATTTTGTTGGTAAGATTTCCGTCGGACATTTCCTTCAGAACCTGACTCGCGGACTCCAAGGGTTTGAGACGTTTGTTCACCAATCGATACAAAAAACTTCCGGAAAGAAACGCGATCAAAACGGAGATCAAAACGATCCCGAGAATGAGTTCGTTTAACGAATCCGAGATTTCGTTCGTGGGTTGAATCGCCGCGACGACCAACTTCCAACGATCCAATCGTTGCACCGTCGCAAAGCGGGTTTGGCCCGAAAAGAAGAATCGAATCATCTTTCCGTTTTCCAAAGCGAGAAGTTCCTTCCCGAAACTTTGTTTGGAAATTTCCATATTCAAAATCAATGATTTGTTTTTATGAGCGATGATGTTTCCTTCCTGTTCGATGACCGTGACGTAACCTTCCTTTCCCAATCGTGCGTTCGTCACGAGTTGATCCGAGATACTGTCCAAGGACAAAGCGATACATAAAACTCCTATGATATTCTCCCCTTCCTTTACCGCGGTGGAAAGAACGACCACGGTGCTTCCCGTGATCGGCGACTTTTTCGCCGAACTCATGGAAACGTTCTGTTTTCTAACCGAGTTTAAAAAACCCGAAAGATCCTCTCTTTGTTCGGGAGTTTTTCCGTAACCGATCGTCTTTCCGTCGAGCGCTTCGGCGACGACGG from Leptospira kmetyi serovar Malaysia str. Bejo-Iso9 harbors:
- the soxR gene encoding redox-sensitive transcriptional activator SoxR, which translates into the protein MDKEELLTIGQVSKRSGVASSALRFYEERGLLFSQRSGSGHRLYPRYVLRRIAFIVFAQKVGLSLEEIAVEVAKLPEDYTPNGQDWSKLSRTWSSRIDEKIAELERLKNGLSVCIGCGCLSLARCKLANPGDRLGRYGSGPLRWMGNQGKK
- a CDS encoding MFS transporter; the protein is MKPTFTNYQKFIIGLLAFIQFTVVLDFMILSPLGVQVMENLNITPLDFGLVVSAYAFSAGASGILAAGFADKFDRKNILLFFYGGFVLGTAFCGLATTYEYLLAARIVTGLFGGVIASVSFAIIADLFPMEVRGRVMGFVMTAFAASQVFGLPVSVFVSNIWGWQAPFWLITGVSALVGIAAFVRVKPITAHLKTPGTQRNAVKHLFKTATNGNYLPGFMATMILATGGFMLMPFGSAFTVHNLGLTLDDLPLIYMVTGLVSIGAGPVIGRLADSIGKYNVFAAASVVAIAIILYYTRMERSPLWFVILINCSLFIPITGRMISANALTSAIPDLPDRGAYMAISSSLQQISGGIAAYCAGLIVVQTNTGRLSGYENLGYVVAIAILATIAMMYKVNAQVSNKNSSPAKPQVDAAPTPQEVVIEN
- a CDS encoding RICIN domain-containing protein: MKRKITRSLSALVLACIVSATFVFCNGKNGNGTSKEFESLASLLSIENVSNVFGSAKVSNTGTENARTYFHTESYPPHWLSWTTDGSPAIQSGGSFLTQGLRCDGRYCDNVNLLNVESGFTQTNSWWTDFFSEESPNERICANNGFVTGIQCSGSYCDNIALRCSQLDNGGTRTNCYWTSPISEESGGKFVAPESMYIAGARCSGRYCDNKELYLCQADAGGPTLDLDSLAHQFAPRLRFDQEFGTGSGDQSKCFPSDAGTYYQQRQLGADPISLCNKNYSTIQNNQVPIYYMASQVGTNSVLIRYWFFYAWQSTCFLSAGSHSADWESVAVLVVGGQLKRVAFYQHGGWYAKELGSFETTGNHPIAYVGKNAHGSFHDSGGSGGCLYFEDFRNTGNNDYHMDTWNNLVLLQRGNSFPAWMNCTGSGCFDGIGHPIEQTGSLPSMGGCGKDGCSKSSLGENMPFLNDPIGSDFSAITAKHSGKVLDVPGASTADNVNLDQYTNWGVDNEKWMFESTGDGSFKISARHSGKCMDVKGASASSGTNVVQYSCGSGANQRFQLLPYGDGYFSIQAKHSSQCLDIAGAALGDGGLLIQWPCAWTDNEKFRFSR
- a CDS encoding hybrid sensor histidine kinase/response regulator — its product is MQDCLETPCDENETVIEPDSPSKEISKEDLKETLERFKLLAETIDEVFWMKEVKSNRLIYVSSAYERIWKRSLQSLYENPDSWLEAVHPEDLHLLVNVLDQNRKHHSQDFNERFRIVHSDGSVKWIRIQSFQVFNGEGKLDRIVGVARDVTKQHELEKQLAHSQRMESIGSLAGGVAHDFNNILTVIMGFASLIELNPNDSQKILQSVQIIQKTAERGATLVKQLLTLARKTESVFQTLTFNDLILEAVNIARSTFPKSIRILTDLQEESIKIRADYTQIHQIFVNLILNAKDAMPGGGDLFIRLKEVDPPKVPMQSDPSKNKRYALLEISDSGIGMDEETKGKIFDPFFTTKGLGKGTGLGLSLVYGIVENHGGIIRVESEPNRGSKFSVYIPIERSTRSEYSSPFQNLNVKKPTRSTILLVEDEQMIREPLTHYLSRIGYDVVAAEDGEIALDLFEKHKDRIQIVICDLNLPKRNGLEVLKKIRSTFSEIPLILASGYMDPQCRDAMEPLGLHRVIQKPYDFKTIRQILQDLQPI
- a CDS encoding Crp/Fnr family transcriptional regulator, which translates into the protein MYTDLPFIENLKRRIPGLEKNWSRYKNMLRERKIPPKTVLIRRGEYNKSIFIVRKGCLRIWFDDDGKDITIAFFFENRVIGSLHSYRGTQAASQFLLESVEATELYEISGEDAATLYRENDEFKEYLLEYTLERFDTYMRLFLSRIRESPERRYLNLIKEQPDIISRVPQHYIASYLGITPVSLSRIRNRVWKEHKGKKD
- a CDS encoding methyl-accepting chemotaxis protein, whose product is MTKSSLKFTLIFWSLGILVALTFLVAGTAYFLGSQKVTEHYQDQMKTVVKIVAFDFDSSLQSHANLAETIAHDPRTIQSIHTGKPIASDFYKEVLKRYGSYENVFVYPSSEGGTVVAEALDGKTIGYGKTPEQREDLSGFLNSVRKQNVSMSSAKKSPITGSTVVVLSTAVKEGENIIGVLCIALSLDSISDQLVTNARLGKEGYVTVIEQEGNIIAHKNKSLILNMEISKQSFGKELLALENGKMIRFFFSGQTRFATVQRLDRWKLVVAAIQPTNEISDSLNELILGIVLISVLIAFLSGSFLYRLVNKRLKPLESASQVLKEMSDGNLTNKIETSYRDEIGGMSMDMNSFIETLSGSIRNVQKIATDLSDSSDQLSSSSQSFAGVAQATAATSEEMSATTEEMAAGMDQITERIAKQFHNIKIFHSKIKELSSGARKIGSEIQNTVQRNAAITDDAKKGEESLASMQLRLNAVLKSSEEMSGIVTLVNEISDQTRLLALNAAIEAARAGSAGKGFAVVAEEVSKLSDKTASSIQSISQILGKNQSELDQGVEALQASVDTIHKIIKTVDVVSEGMQELLKITESQELLNEDVDRQSDTIGAEAESVKLAIEEQKRAVREIAEVVSQWNEQAIGTASSSEDVSTTSVQLSANAERLKKIAGQFKILV